The Engystomops pustulosus chromosome 1, aEngPut4.maternal, whole genome shotgun sequence genome has a window encoding:
- the LRPAP1 gene encoding alpha-2-macroglobulin receptor-associated protein — protein MMLCYLPLLLCLLQPLGARAGGGKYSREVNENRADEEAAEFRIQRLNQVWEKAQRLQFSAVKLAELHSDLKIQEKDELNWKKLKAEGMDDDGEKEAKLRRSLNVIMAKYGLDGKKKTQTEDNNYIKDGTENEVLNDPRLEKLWNKAKTSGKFSEEEMDNLWREFLHHKEKITEYNILLDTVSRTEEIHQNIISPDENEIKVEDLHGKHADLKDKLRSINHGFDRLRKISHEGFSGERDFNEPRVNDLWDMARSANFSPSELDSFKEELKHFETKIEKHQHYQKQLEISHEKLRHIGETGDKEHIKKSKEKYNALTDKIKELGYKVKKHLQDLTSRVSKDGLPHNEL, from the exons ATGATGCTGTGTTACCTCCCGctactgctctgcctcctgcagCCGCTCGGTGCCCGGGCCGGAGGCGGGAAATACTCCCGGGAGGTGAACGAGAACCGGGCGGACGAGGAGGCGGCGGAGTTCCGGATACAGAGGCTCAACCAAGTGTGGGAGAAGGCTCAGAGG CTCCAGTTTTCTGCAGTAAAATTAGCAGAACTTCACAGCGACCTGAAGATACAAGAGAAGGATGAACTGAACTGGAAAAAGCTGAAGGCAGAAGGAATGGACGACGATGGAGAGAAGGAGGCCAAGCTCCGGCGATCGCTGAACG TAATAATGGCCAAGTATGGACTGGACGGCAAAAAGAAAACCCAGACAGAAGACAATAATTATATTAAAGACGGCACAGAGAATGAGGTGTTAAATGATCCGCGCTTAGAGAAGCTGTGGAACAAG GCAAAAACATCTGGAAAATTttcagaggaggagatggataacCTGTGGCGGGAGTTCCTCCATCATAAGGAAAAGATTACGGAGTACAACATATTACTGGACACTGTGAGCAGGACTGAAG aaATCcaccagaatattatcagcccAGACGAAAATGAGATTAAGGTGGAAGACCTGCACGGCAAACATGCGGATCTGAAGGACAAGCTCCGAAGCATAAACCACGGATTCGACCGTCTCCGTAAAATTAGCCATGAAGGTTTCAGCGGTGAAAGAG ATTTTAATGAGCCGAGAGTCAATGACTTGTGGGACATGGCGAGGAGCGCAAACTTCTCTCCGAGCGAACTCGACTCCTTCAAG GAGGAACTGAAACATTTCGAAACAAAAATCGAGAAGCACCAACATTACCAGAAGCAGCTGGAGATCTCCCATGAGAAGCTGCGGCACATCGGTGAGACCGGGGACAAGGAGCACATCAAGAAGAGCAAAGAGAAGTACAACGCCCTCACTGACAAGATCAAGGAGCTGGGCTACAAG GTGAAGAAACATCTCCAGGATCTAACGAGCCGCGTGTCTAAGGATGGGCTCCCGCACAATGAACTGTGA